A window from Primulina huaijiensis isolate GDHJ02 chromosome 11, ASM1229523v2, whole genome shotgun sequence encodes these proteins:
- the LOC140988317 gene encoding uncharacterized protein: MKRNQESVFIEEQAARQEREENAEGRHSRVEETQPHQSGEISEMGEMCKEIQMLRQQLGSRAPASKRGIPFSLAILEERLPPNFRQSNVGEYDGYTDPEEHLGRFENAALLHQYSDGVRCRVFLGTLVRSAQQWFNTLQPHSILSFEDFSAAFMHRFASSRKHQRNYLSLFVMKQQETETLREFIWHFNDTALDIPAASSDIIISAFTQGLRGGEFFKSLVKKPPSKYDDLLSRAEKYVNLRRWSSGMGEVE; this comes from the coding sequence atgaaaagGAATCAAGAGTCTGTGTTTATAGAGGAACAGGCCGCCCGTCAGGAGCGTGAGGAAAATGCTGAGGGCCGCCACAGCAGGGTTGAAGAGACACAGCCCCACCAAAGtggggagattagtgagatgggAGAAATGTGTAAGGAAATACAGATGTTGAGGCAGCAGTTGGGAAGCAGAGCGCCGGCATCCAAGAGAGGAATTCCTTTTTCACTAGCCATTTTAGAAGAAAGGCTTCCTCCAAATTTTCGACAGTCGAATGTGGGAGAGTACGATGGATATACTGACCCCGAAGAACACTTGGGGAGGTTTGAGAATGCGGCCCTGTTACATCAATATTCAGATGGGGTCAGgtgcagggtgtttctgggcacgttggtgaggtcagcccaacAATGGTTTAACACCTTGCAACCCCACTCCATACtatctttcgaggatttttccgCTGCTTTCATGCACAGATTCGCTAGCAGCAGAAAGCACCAaagaaattatttgagcttGTTTGTGATGAAGCAGCAAGAAACTGAAACTTTGCGAGAATTTATCTGGCATTTCAACGATACAGCGCTGGATATACCAGCTGCTTCCTCTGACATCATTATAAGTGCCTTTACCCAAGGACTGAGAGGAGGGGAGTTCTTTAAATCGTTAGTCAAGAAACCTCCATCAAAATATGATGATTTGTTATCTCGGgcggaaaaatatgtaaatctaaGAAGATGGAGCAGCGGCATGGGGGAAGTAGAGTAG
- the LOC140988634 gene encoding protein RESTRICTED TEV MOVEMENT 3, with the protein MNFSSIQLKPSIPVNEFAELLHIKLSFNSIWYFKVQMASDLDQDGVVTRMVSDVPPTHYITKINMFSQLSKNNIDKYTSSHFHAGGYKWKLAIHPNGNKNKGITDHISFYLEIVEVDSLCPGWEIRATFRLYILDQKNDNYLILQDAEERGRRFHGMKLEWGYDKFISQDTFKDPENGYLANDTSIFGAEVYIRQEKHTGKGECLSMIKDAIGYKNTWRIENYSGLKEECIDSQVFIAADKKWKIQLYPKGKGSGTGSYISLYLTLAEPENLTPTSKIYADFTLRILDQISGNHYFGKATYWFSASNTTCGWPRFVSHAYFSVSSVGLLVKNVCLVDAELTVHGIAKPL; encoded by the exons ATGAATTTCTCTTCCATTCAATTAAAACCCTCAATTCCCGTGAATGAATTCGCAGAACTACTGCACATAAAGCTATCTTTCAATTCAATCTGGTATTTCAAAGTTCAAATGGCATCAGATCTTGATCAAGATG GCGTTGTTACAAGAATGGTTTCAGATGTGCCACCAACTCATTACATAACTAAGATTAATATGTTTTCCCAACTCTCAAAGAACAATATCGACAAGTATACATCAAGCCATTTCCACGCTGGAGGCTACAAATG GAAGTTGGCAATTCACCCAAATGGAAACAAAAACAAAGGAATTACAGACCATATCTCCTTTTACTTGGAGATTGTTGAAGTAGATTCTCTTTGTCCGGGTTGGGAAATCCGAGCAACTTTCCGGTTGTATATTCTTGATCAGaaaaatgataattatttaattcttcaAG ATGCAGAAGAAAGGGGGAGACGCTTTCATGGAATGAAGCTCGAATGGGGCTACGATAAATTCATATCTCAAGACACCTTCAAGGATCCTGAGAACGGGTACCTGGCCAACGACACTTCAATATTTGGGGCCGAGGTTTACATCCGTCAAGAAAAGCACACGGGAAAAGGGGAGTGTTTATCCATGATAAAGGATGCAATTGGATATAAAAACACATGGAGAATAGAAAATTACTCCGGTTTAAAAGAAGAATGCATAGACTCCCAAGTGTTCATTGCAGCTGACAAAAAATG GAAGATACAGCTCTACCCGAAAGGAAAAGGCAGTGGTACCGGAAGTTATATCTCTCTTTATTTGACTTTGGCTGAACCAGAAAATTTGACTCCTACTTCTAAAATATATGCGGACTTTACGCTACGCATCCTTGACCAAATCTCGGGCAACCATTACTTCGGTAAAG CTACTTATTGGTTCAGCGCATCAAACACAACATGTGGGTGGCCAAGATTCGTGTCGCATGCTTATTTCTCTGTATCAAGTGTTGGGTTGTTGGTGAAAAACGTATGCCTTGTGGATGCTGAGCTCACTGTCCATGGAATTGCTAAACCTCTATGA